From Ascochyta rabiei chromosome 16, complete sequence, the proteins below share one genomic window:
- a CDS encoding Rhamnogalacturonan acetylesterase → MKLNVLIPVAFLELGALALPGSLDTRAAPTIYTAGDSTMAAKGANNGLTDGWGQYLSKYVSVPVVNKAMGGRSARSYTHEGRFTAIANLVKAGDIVVIEFGHNDGGTPSSASDNKRSDCPGTGETTCKSGLDGSTVYTFDHYVKAAAKTFIAKGAKVVFSSQTPNNLWEGGVYSVTAPRFVSYAAQAAKEVGVGASFVDHFQAVANMYKKLGSSATNALYPKDHTHTSPKGADLSAQAFAQAIKLALNGTTPLSPYLNAHNPTVW, encoded by the exons ATGAAGCTCAACGTCCTTATTCCTGTCGCCTTCCTAGAGCTCGGCGCGCTCGCTCTTCCAGGAAGTCTTGACACGCGGGCCGCTCCAACGATCTACACCGCTGGTGATAGCACCATGGCCGCCAAGGGTGCCAATAATGGATTGACAGATG GATGGGGGCAGTACCTCTCCAAATACGTGAGCGTACCTGTGGTAAATAAAGCAATGGGTGGCCGTTCAGCGCGCAGCTACACCCATGAAGGCCGTTTCACAGCAATCGCCAACCTTGTCAAAGCTGGAGACATTGTGGTAATCGAATTTGGCCATAACGATGGCGGAACCCCTAGCTCGGCTTCAGACAACAAACGCAGTGACTGCCCTGGAACTGGCGAAACAACTTGCAAGTCCGGTCTCGACGGGTCAACCGTCTACACATTTGATCACTATGTCAAAGCTGCGGCTAAGACATTCATCGCCAAGGGAGCGAAGGTCGTGTTTAGCAGTCAGACACCTAACAACCTTTGGGAGGGTGGAGTGTACTCTGTGACAGCACCAAGGTTCGTGTCGTACGCTGCGCAAGCCGCTAAGGAAGTTGGCGTGGGCGCAAGCTTTGTGGATCATTTTCAAGCCGTTGCCAACATGTACAAGAAGCTTGGCTCGTCGGCAACGAACGCGTTGTACCCTAAGGACCACACACATACGAGTCCCAAAGGAGCAGATCTGTCCGCGCAAGCTTTCGCCCAGGCCATCAAATTGGCCCTGAACGGTACTACCCCTCTATCACCGTACCTAAATGCCCACAACCCAACAGTATGGTGA